In the Carettochelys insculpta isolate YL-2023 chromosome 6, ASM3395843v1, whole genome shotgun sequence genome, ACTGGAGAGTTAATGGGAGTCGGTGGTGAACCCCCAGGGAGAAAGAGGAACAGGGGCTCAGTCATCAGAGCCAGCGGGGCTGCCATGGCCCGGGGAGGCAGTTGGGCGGCTGAGGAACACGTCTCCATAGGAGCGGGGGGAGGtgaaggcctgggcagaggtcagCCCCAGGGcgcgccccccagccccgccacccccacggtcctgctcctcctcttcctgggcGCGGCGGCGGAAAGACTGGAAGTCCGTGGCAGCGCAGTTGTCGGGCAGCCCCTGAGGCACCTGCCCATCGCCAGGCCGACACACCTCGAAGCGCACCCAGCGGTAGGCTCCGCATTTGCGTGCACCAGGGCAGCTCTGGATCAGGTTGTGCACAGCCGGGTGGGAGAAGCCGAAGAAATCAGCCCCGGCCGGCTCCAGCTCAGGGTAGGGCCGCCCCCGGGCAGCGCTgatggctgccagcagctgggcatggcaggTGTCGGCCGTGGGGCCCGCCAGGGCGCTGCCCGGCTCATCCTCAGGCACGATCTCGAACCGGGGGCCCGCCCCGCCGTCCTTGATTTGGCAGGTGTAGAGGCAGCGCTGGTCAGGGCGCCGCATGCTGGCATACACTCGTGTGCTGCAGAAGCCCACTGGGTAGATGGCTCCCTCATCGTGGAAGCCGGGCCGGTCAGCCACGATTTCCCCTAGGCTGTAGACCGTCAGCCCCCCCAGTGCAATGGGGAAGACGGGCCGCCCCGAGGGATCCAGCGGAACCGGCTGCACCAGCCGCCGCACCCCCCTGTCCGGTGCTGCCCGCCGCTTGGCCGCCCGCCCGTTTTCCTTGGCCTTCTTGGGGCGCTTCCCCGAGGGCGCAGGCTCCTCCGGGCCAGGCAGTGGTGCCACGCTGTATCCTGCCGACTGGCCCCCCAGCGGCCCTGCTGGGCTCTCCTCCTCGGCCGTCAgggcctgcagctgcagcaccttGGTGAGGAGGAAGTGGCGCTCCTCCCGTGCCCGCAGGAATttctcctccagccgggcgatcTCGTCGCACAGCGCCGCGTTCTCGAACACCATGGCCTTGGCCGC is a window encoding:
- the TBRG1 gene encoding transforming growth factor beta regulator 1 isoform X3 translates to MKKVSRKSQNEKYRLKYSRLRRAAKAMVFENAALCDEIARLEEKFLRAREERHFLLTKVLQLQALTAEEESPAGPLGGQSAGYSVAPLPGPEEPAPSGKRPKKAKENGRAAKRRAAPDRGVRRLVQPVPLDPSGRPVFPIALGGLTVYSLGEIVADRPGFHDEGAIYPVGFCSTRVYASMRRPDQRCLYTCQIKDGGAGPRFEIVPEDEPGSALAGPTADTCHAQLLAAISAARGRPYPELEPAGADFFGFSHPAVHNLIQSCPGARKCGAYRWVRFEVCRPGDGQVPQGLPDNCAATDFQSFRRRAQEEEEQDRGGGGAGGRALGLTSAQAFTSPRSYGDVFLSRPTASPGHGSPAGSDD
- the TBRG1 gene encoding transforming growth factor beta regulator 1 isoform X1; protein product: MRGTPAPHAGSKGFNAAALQLGARCRAGQAGRDRNSGGTFLRQPSRACGISRAHGRSPGSERGDRPAGPAQVRTWLALSGMKKVSRKSQNEKYRLKYSRLRRAAKAMVFENAALCDEIARLEEKFLRAREERHFLLTKVLQLQALTAEEESPAGPLGGQSAGYSVAPLPGPEEPAPSGKRPKKAKENGRAAKRRAAPDRGVRRLVQPVPLDPSGRPVFPIALGGLTVYSLGEIVADRPGFHDEGAIYPVGFCSTRVYASMRRPDQRCLYTCQIKDGGAGPRFEIVPEDEPGSALAGPTADTCHAQLLAAISAARGRPYPELEPAGADFFGFSHPAVHNLIQSCPGARKCGAYRWVRFEVCRPGDGQVPQGLPDNCAATDFQSFRRRAQEEEEQDRGGGGAGGRALGLTSAQAFTSPRSYGDVFLSRPTASPGHGSPAGSDD
- the TBRG1 gene encoding transforming growth factor beta regulator 1 isoform X2; protein product: MRGTPAPHAGSKGFNAAALQLGARCRAGQAGRDRNSGGTFLRQPSRACGISRAHGRSPGSERGDRPAGPAVRTWLALSGMKKVSRKSQNEKYRLKYSRLRRAAKAMVFENAALCDEIARLEEKFLRAREERHFLLTKVLQLQALTAEEESPAGPLGGQSAGYSVAPLPGPEEPAPSGKRPKKAKENGRAAKRRAAPDRGVRRLVQPVPLDPSGRPVFPIALGGLTVYSLGEIVADRPGFHDEGAIYPVGFCSTRVYASMRRPDQRCLYTCQIKDGGAGPRFEIVPEDEPGSALAGPTADTCHAQLLAAISAARGRPYPELEPAGADFFGFSHPAVHNLIQSCPGARKCGAYRWVRFEVCRPGDGQVPQGLPDNCAATDFQSFRRRAQEEEEQDRGGGGAGGRALGLTSAQAFTSPRSYGDVFLSRPTASPGHGSPAGSDD